A genomic segment from Haloplanus salinus encodes:
- a CDS encoding DUF192 domain-containing protein yields MTGNGQRPDAGRDCDGDLDRRQEQGLDQEQEEYGPTNQPLLPEGTIARRIIDRLKNPWVIAILIVVFVPMVVWVGYTVHADLNSPDYGTATIYDENGDYLASVEGNVAATWREQYTGLSNTDSLEDGHGMIFLHDTERERTYVMRDMAFPIDIIFIDKEGRITVIHHAELENRDHLTEYRGQSKYVLEVPYYWTTENGIDIGDTVEFRWGPPRTETGGISIASSSGPHNDVPINLERRPTANSP; encoded by the coding sequence ATGACCGGCAACGGCCAACGCCCGGACGCCGGAAGAGATTGTGATGGAGATCTCGACCGCAGGCAAGAACAGGGACTTGATCAGGAGCAAGAAGAGTACGGCCCCACGAACCAACCGTTGCTCCCCGAAGGCACAATCGCTCGGCGAATTATTGACCGTCTCAAGAACCCCTGGGTCATCGCTATCCTCATCGTCGTTTTCGTACCGATGGTCGTATGGGTCGGCTATACTGTTCACGCAGACCTGAATTCTCCCGATTACGGGACTGCGACCATCTACGACGAGAACGGCGACTACCTCGCGTCCGTCGAGGGAAATGTCGCCGCCACATGGCGAGAACAATACACCGGCCTCTCGAATACTGACTCCCTCGAAGATGGTCACGGGATGATTTTTCTCCACGACACAGAACGAGAACGCACCTACGTGATGCGGGACATGGCCTTCCCCATCGATATCATCTTTATTGACAAGGAGGGGCGGATCACCGTGATCCACCACGCTGAACTCGAAAACAGAGATCACCTCACAGAGTACCGGGGCCAGTCGAAATACGTCCTCGAAGTCCCCTACTACTGGACCACCGAGAACGGCATCGACATCGGTGATACCGTCGAGTTCCGGTGGGGCCCCCCGCGCACCGAAACGGGTGGGATATCGATAGCTTCCAGTAGCGGCCCTCACAACGATGTCCCGATCAATTTGGAACGCCGCCCGACGGCCAACTCTCCGTAA
- a CDS encoding DUF555 domain-containing protein — MTSWRSDDKMSIDEQWYEIQLSVPWVVAGAKSVQDAINIAVAEVGTRTKSTEARSSEILVQDVVCPSCGYEMEAALCTTDFALVVLTVIVEMLAESHEESERVAKRELGVRMKDIPLTVLETRPVDEADEKPEMNFVDLGRDVQSRNETKQT, encoded by the coding sequence ATGACGAGCTGGCGCAGCGACGACAAGATGAGTATCGATGAGCAGTGGTACGAAATTCAGTTGTCGGTCCCGTGGGTCGTCGCCGGAGCGAAGAGCGTCCAAGACGCAATCAACATCGCAGTTGCGGAAGTCGGTACGCGAACGAAGTCAACAGAAGCCCGGTCGTCGGAGATCCTCGTCCAAGATGTCGTCTGTCCCTCCTGTGGGTATGAAATGGAGGCGGCGCTCTGTACGACGGATTTTGCGCTGGTCGTACTGACTGTTATCGTCGAGATGTTGGCAGAGTCTCACGAGGAGAGCGAGCGTGTCGCGAAGCGCGAGTTGGGCGTCCGCATGAAGGACATCCCGCTCACGGTGTTGGAGACGCGACCGGTTGACGAAGCGGATGAAAAGCCAGAAATGAACTTCGTGGATCTTGGTCGCGACGTCCAATCCAGAAACGAAACAAAGCAAACGTGA
- a CDS encoding Cdc6/Cdc18 family protein: MSNETSTSDESRDLESASSDGQDDRYRVQTSEPKGSPDENGKPPSSDGDGTQFKVDDPLFSQRKGIFQNKEMVRVGWVPDGDRIVGRDDYISTISSCLNDAVYGGAPNHISITGKTGTGKSLVSRYVTRRAVNASVEDIRIGHTYLDCSKSSTEVQVISTIGQQLNDEDIYDEDEDIVKMPDTGLPKDKFYKRLWQILDHYDSAIIILDEVDLLKSDHVLMSLAKAVESNDTSCQIGIIAISNQINFFDELNPRTKSAFQTQELNFDPYNANQIQEILRGRDDAFRDGVLTDDVIPLVAAFSAQEHGDARKAMRLFRTAGELADREGSDVVGEDHVRSAQDTLEKDRFRDFLQGTPTQMKAACLSISAKSLYSRDDYVITGELYDAYQQITNAIDMDTIGIRRFRDILDEMQLSQVIETKEVNMGKGGGRHNSHRLLHNPETILDIVMEDTRFREISKSSLKRFA; encoded by the coding sequence ATGTCAAACGAGACCTCGACTTCCGATGAAAGTCGAGATTTGGAATCTGCGTCTTCAGACGGTCAAGACGACCGATATCGCGTCCAAACATCGGAACCGAAGGGGAGTCCAGACGAGAATGGAAAACCGCCATCAAGCGACGGGGACGGTACACAATTCAAAGTTGACGACCCGCTCTTTTCTCAACGGAAGGGAATTTTCCAAAATAAGGAGATGGTCCGTGTCGGTTGGGTACCTGATGGCGATCGAATTGTCGGACGTGACGATTATATTTCCACTATCAGCAGCTGTCTGAACGACGCTGTCTATGGTGGTGCCCCAAATCATATCTCAATTACCGGGAAAACAGGAACGGGAAAATCTCTTGTCTCCCGATACGTCACTCGTCGCGCTGTCAATGCATCTGTTGAGGATATCCGAATAGGTCATACGTATCTAGACTGTTCGAAATCCTCAACTGAAGTTCAAGTCATCTCGACAATCGGGCAACAGCTGAACGACGAGGATATTTATGACGAGGATGAAGACATCGTGAAAATGCCCGATACCGGGCTACCGAAAGACAAGTTCTACAAACGCCTCTGGCAGATTCTCGATCACTATGATTCGGCTATCATCATTCTCGACGAAGTCGACCTTCTCAAGAGCGACCACGTCTTGATGAGTCTCGCGAAGGCTGTCGAATCGAATGATACGTCGTGTCAAATTGGAATTATCGCAATAAGCAATCAAATCAATTTCTTCGACGAGCTAAACCCACGCACGAAGAGTGCCTTCCAGACCCAAGAACTTAATTTCGACCCATACAACGCAAATCAAATTCAAGAAATTCTTCGAGGCCGTGATGACGCCTTCCGTGATGGAGTCCTAACCGATGACGTTATTCCTCTTGTTGCGGCTTTCTCAGCACAGGAACACGGAGATGCGCGAAAGGCAATGCGATTATTCAGGACAGCGGGAGAGCTTGCTGATCGCGAGGGATCAGACGTTGTTGGAGAAGATCATGTGCGAAGCGCTCAGGACACACTTGAAAAGGATCGATTCCGCGACTTCCTCCAGGGAACCCCAACTCAAATGAAAGCCGCATGCCTCTCGATCTCTGCCAAGTCGCTCTACTCGCGCGACGATTATGTTATCACAGGTGAACTATATGATGCGTACCAGCAGATCACTAACGCAATAGATATGGACACGATCGGGATACGGCGGTTTCGGGATATCCTTGATGAGATGCAACTCAGTCAGGTAATTGAAACTAAAGAGGTAAATATGGGAAAAGGCGGCGGCCGCCACAACTCTCATCGGCTACTCCACAATCCTGAGACTATCCTTGATATTGTAATGGAGGATACTCGATTTAGAGAAATCTCTAAATCCTCGCTGAAACGGTTCGCCTGA
- a CDS encoding ATP-binding protein, with translation MTPPSTDPSRDDHEQDTLHDRINSLSSTRGEDSTESGRDHLTQNQEESTNFDRIPPTENGVDQENEEREEQLTSYEVKGTTGPGKKLSDPIEARPYIHISPAREQVTPGNVIAGLFGLYRAGVTSTSRFNLKASLGIKDYKKTFEFIIHKPRNTKRFDFYISVTPYEATAFKTLAANIAAMYPESFEFEIVPFNPVAAFASEDGNARVGGRRIATLDDIIDLENLAGFEDPEVFVDHSIGSGHNLSSEQAEEQLVREGVPLRPEEIREEKRPSLVRWKGIASKKDDWMTLLRPFSDLAIDSDDQYRSPLSVLLEQAVHTDDPFIFQATFRPRSNWTSEAETHKRNLKMGNHGTLSAFKNEFARQMFGTSDQERRNIHRGDISEQVGGSVSAGDDDKITGSRMEQIDRKQPTTTFDLTLRAACDEQTVQSISNAFTSLSGPYYGIEGELLGFNSKEFARLCHARQASISGFTGRFSKGDPLICASPDELANFVVVPHTDALPRASRGSSGGSPDARSPLTATDEDLLSQYDYGMHIGYAETAVDNRRDIPIRLSAEQLTHHILRAATTGGGKTTAMVNDALSAYQSFDGPIFVFDRKGGTMADEYKKAHFKKFGNLDDVLHVPVPGPNDEVLAFPYFDIRPQLAAGVSRTVAVQEKVDRYNELLVYVLGREMTQQAFVAQEILNNLIKAMFDPVYGRDAWPIQDLFQVAYEMQQGQLPEVSDRTLRLALTRHLHADEQRFQTSIDAVMNRITKLAERSFVWRVLNFVPEWNDEKGCYANQSPMFDIQDVLASKKVILIDTGDLRPASSNLFTFMLLDYIWSGARLRHRLRNTPPVEDGYVINLIIDEAAAMLQSELVRDDMIPDGREFGLSLEVIVHFAEQVKADALDVSSYKEILRNINTKLIGKLAVDDELVMTLFHEGIEDEELVDRITSLPRGEWVAQLPDTGFMTDIPEIVTMLPVDIPDGHSDSDNPVINKTVSTQGHVFSDINAEITRTTRRDHCLLPGSNTDASDEQLSAEHRRGINGSENSQNRDFEIVVSGENGDANDEGKKTGSNPQTQLGTGSPNAPSTEGQPRSNEHGEQAESGASRVPADDLTDDLGSRRPPRETSDENETDGGVPRLADEGGSNLGDRVDGFLYGGVDPSSEDPSKTDDTDTDEERGTSANNTDDQSASDAPNENAAESPDKEDRETRSGIDKSLTVEERHFLTAIVTTVNGNHPAYDVVNSMERIKNQFDEVDEEKLIELGYLEKQTENLRVYYTVTRDGQRACGAKVATGEDQGDVNEKTYHKVMVEAFARSLARDPNNHYFVKKYTPLHGTDVKPDVVGYDGKDPVIIGEVISNVHPSLMVKHYDDFNRFDVEKKIWIVPNLSVAWDITRALANAGRIDELPPKRSKRTYEKLTEAIWGEDGEWTFIGAPNLLDDLD, from the coding sequence ATGACTCCCCCATCCACGGACCCCAGCCGGGACGATCATGAACAGGACACCCTCCACGATCGCATCAACTCTTTGTCGTCAACGCGCGGAGAAGACTCGACCGAATCGGGACGGGACCACCTCACTCAGAACCAGGAAGAATCGACCAACTTTGACCGCATCCCTCCGACCGAGAACGGGGTCGATCAGGAGAACGAAGAGCGTGAGGAGCAACTCACATCCTACGAGGTCAAGGGCACGACTGGGCCGGGAAAGAAACTCAGTGACCCGATCGAAGCCCGGCCGTATATCCACATCTCACCCGCCCGTGAGCAGGTCACGCCCGGGAACGTCATCGCGGGGCTTTTTGGCTTGTACCGGGCGGGCGTGACGAGCACTTCGCGGTTCAATCTCAAAGCCAGCCTCGGCATCAAGGACTACAAGAAGACGTTTGAGTTTATCATCCACAAGCCGCGGAACACGAAGCGCTTCGACTTCTATATCTCCGTGACGCCCTACGAGGCGACTGCGTTCAAGACGCTCGCCGCAAACATCGCCGCGATGTATCCCGAGTCCTTCGAGTTCGAGATCGTCCCGTTCAACCCCGTCGCGGCGTTTGCCTCAGAAGACGGGAACGCCCGCGTTGGCGGGCGACGTATCGCTACGCTCGACGACATTATCGACCTCGAGAACCTCGCTGGCTTCGAGGACCCCGAGGTTTTTGTGGACCATAGTATTGGAAGCGGGCACAATCTTTCTTCCGAGCAGGCTGAAGAACAGCTCGTCAGGGAAGGCGTTCCGCTCCGTCCCGAGGAAATCCGTGAAGAGAAGCGTCCCTCGCTCGTCCGGTGGAAAGGCATTGCCTCAAAAAAAGACGACTGGATGACGCTGCTTCGGCCGTTCAGCGATTTGGCTATCGACAGCGACGATCAGTATCGCTCGCCGCTCAGTGTGCTCCTTGAGCAGGCCGTCCACACCGACGATCCGTTCATCTTCCAGGCCACCTTCAGGCCACGCTCTAACTGGACTAGTGAGGCTGAAACCCACAAGCGGAACCTCAAAATGGGTAACCACGGGACGCTCTCCGCGTTTAAAAACGAGTTTGCCCGGCAGATGTTTGGAACATCCGACCAGGAACGCCGAAACATCCACCGTGGAGACATTTCCGAGCAGGTCGGAGGGTCCGTCAGCGCCGGCGATGATGACAAGATCACGGGGTCGCGGATGGAACAGATCGACCGCAAACAACCCACCACAACGTTCGACCTCACACTCCGGGCTGCTTGCGACGAACAGACTGTCCAGAGTATCTCAAACGCGTTCACGTCGCTCTCGGGGCCATATTATGGCATCGAGGGGGAACTCCTCGGGTTCAACAGCAAAGAGTTCGCCCGCCTGTGCCACGCCCGTCAGGCCAGCATCAGCGGTTTTACGGGGCGCTTCAGTAAAGGTGACCCACTCATCTGTGCCTCTCCCGACGAACTCGCGAACTTCGTCGTCGTCCCACACACGGACGCCCTCCCGCGAGCCTCGCGTGGGTCCTCGGGCGGGTCACCCGACGCTCGCTCGCCACTCACGGCGACAGATGAGGACCTGCTCTCGCAGTACGATTATGGAATGCACATCGGGTACGCCGAGACCGCCGTCGACAACCGGCGAGACATTCCCATCCGTCTCAGTGCAGAGCAGCTGACGCACCACATCCTCCGCGCAGCGACGACGGGCGGCGGGAAGACAACCGCAATGGTCAACGATGCGCTGTCGGCCTACCAATCGTTTGACGGCCCCATCTTCGTCTTCGACCGGAAAGGTGGGACAATGGCCGACGAGTACAAGAAAGCACACTTCAAGAAGTTCGGCAACCTCGATGACGTTCTCCACGTCCCCGTTCCAGGGCCGAACGACGAGGTACTTGCTTTCCCGTACTTCGACATTCGACCGCAACTCGCTGCCGGCGTCTCACGCACGGTCGCCGTCCAAGAGAAAGTTGACCGCTACAACGAACTCCTCGTGTACGTGCTGGGCCGAGAAATGACCCAGCAGGCGTTCGTCGCCCAAGAGATCCTCAACAACCTCATCAAGGCGATGTTCGACCCCGTGTACGGCCGGGACGCATGGCCCATCCAAGACCTGTTCCAGGTTGCCTACGAGATGCAGCAGGGCCAACTCCCCGAAGTGAGCGACCGGACGCTTCGCCTCGCTCTCACGCGGCATCTCCACGCCGACGAGCAGCGGTTCCAAACGTCGATCGATGCCGTCATGAACCGTATCACAAAGCTCGCTGAGCGGAGCTTCGTCTGGCGTGTCCTCAACTTCGTTCCTGAATGGAACGACGAGAAGGGCTGCTACGCCAACCAATCGCCGATGTTCGACATCCAGGACGTCCTCGCCTCGAAGAAGGTCATCCTCATCGACACGGGCGACCTCCGGCCCGCCTCGAGCAATCTGTTTACGTTCATGCTGCTCGACTACATCTGGTCGGGCGCTCGTCTCCGTCATCGACTTAGGAACACCCCGCCGGTCGAGGATGGATACGTTATCAACCTCATCATCGACGAAGCTGCGGCGATGCTCCAGTCCGAACTGGTACGCGACGACATGATTCCTGACGGGCGTGAATTCGGTCTCTCCCTCGAAGTCATCGTCCACTTCGCAGAGCAGGTCAAGGCCGATGCCCTCGACGTTTCCTCGTACAAGGAAATTCTGCGGAACATTAATACGAAACTCATCGGGAAACTCGCCGTCGACGACGAACTCGTGATGACGCTGTTCCACGAAGGCATCGAGGACGAGGAACTCGTCGACCGGATCACGTCGCTCCCGCGTGGAGAATGGGTCGCTCAACTCCCTGACACCGGGTTCATGACCGATATCCCCGAAATCGTGACGATGCTCCCCGTCGATATCCCCGACGGTCACAGCGATTCCGACAACCCCGTGATCAACAAGACCGTGTCGACGCAGGGTCATGTCTTCAGCGACATCAACGCAGAAATCACCCGTACAACGCGGCGTGACCACTGCCTGCTACCCGGAAGCAACACCGACGCTTCCGACGAGCAGCTCTCAGCCGAACACAGACGCGGCATCAACGGTAGTGAAAATAGCCAGAATCGTGACTTCGAGATTGTCGTGTCCGGCGAGAACGGAGACGCAAACGACGAAGGCAAGAAGACTGGGTCCAACCCTCAGACGCAACTCGGCACGGGGAGTCCAAACGCCCCCAGCACAGAGGGACAACCCCGATCGAACGAGCACGGCGAACAGGCCGAATCAGGGGCTAGTCGAGTTCCCGCAGACGACCTCACAGACGATCTCGGTTCACGCCGCCCACCGCGAGAGACGAGCGATGAAAACGAGACCGATGGCGGGGTTCCGCGATTAGCTGATGAAGGGGGCAGTAATCTGGGAGATCGAGTTGACGGCTTTCTCTACGGTGGAGTTGACCCTAGCTCCGAAGATCCGTCCAAAACCGACGATACAGACACCGACGAGGAGAGAGGAACAAGTGCCAACAATACAGACGATCAGAGTGCGTCTGATGCACCCAACGAGAACGCCGCTGAGAGTCCCGACAAAGAGGATAGAGAGACTCGATCAGGTATAGATAAGAGTCTGACAGTTGAAGAACGCCATTTCCTGACCGCGATTGTCACCACAGTCAACGGCAACCACCCTGCCTACGACGTTGTGAACTCGATGGAGAGGATAAAAAATCAGTTTGATGAGGTAGACGAAGAGAAACTCATCGAACTCGGCTACCTCGAGAAGCAGACCGAAAATCTGCGGGTCTACTACACTGTGACTCGCGACGGCCAGCGAGCGTGTGGAGCGAAGGTCGCGACGGGCGAAGACCAGGGCGATGTGAACGAGAAGACCTACCACAAGGTGATGGTAGAGGCGTTCGCTCGCTCACTCGCCCGTGACCCGAACAATCACTATTTTGTTAAAAAATATACACCACTTCACGGGACTGATGTGAAGCCAGACGTGGTCGGCTACGATGGCAAAGATCCCGTCATTATTGGAGAGGTCATCTCAAACGTCCATCCCTCGCTGATGGTCAAGCACTATGACGACTTCAACAGGTTCGACGTCGAGAAGAAAATCTGGATTGTGCCTAATCTATCAGTCGCATGGGATATCACTCGAGCCCTCGCAAATGCTGGCCGGATCGACGAACTGCCCCCCAAGAGAAGTAAGCGGACCTACGAGAAGCTTACCGAAGCCATCTGGGGTGAAGATGGTGAGTGGACATTCATCGGCGCTCCAAATCTCCTCGATGATCTCGACTAG
- a CDS encoding phage NrS-1 polymerase family protein — protein sequence MPKVDVAKDGIPDKIRTIRNWICWREGMRDGKPTKIPTKPYRTSGDINADVTNPEHRRDFDTAWDSLNDSRVNADGLGFVFSDDVTIVGIDLDNCRDSVTGEIKEWTQTIIDKVDSYTEVSASGTGVHILASGKLPPGGNRKGPIEMYDSGRYFATTGAHVEGTPTKIRKRQDEIETVHREFIQDGVRPDGQTTLTRGTEVEDSENRGDADGRRDTEARAQQSASSLIERYGDVFRSIHDPAIKEALERVATKYLPSKCPSTFADLAGPGVDLSDQEILTRMFDSQGGDRRQRLYEGDASMWGSHNADYPSQSEADMALAHNLAFWTAKDPKRMNALFEESGLHRDKWERRHYASGATYGDVTLARALLRVDDYYEVPSKDGVKFSKTDSNGSESSSSSGADDHDLPPMDFKIGSDSGPSETVDTTTDESGPLHSEGTSGETTTVDADIHPDLKDDEEFIPVNPDEDGDPAAVADAYATRQEPEQGNSHARAHSHDAASSTTTPKGSTTAGTSADDSPVSGQRTAGPGAAPPTTDGREPADPRGVDTDSDLDESTQRMMEASARDAGPGWERTDPTLNDDEKYPADWTIGEIRGYSATDQAMRLAREDQRILARKLDRQSRELAELSEQGEENGRLRFVLRVYLETMDELMEERAQYRTQLKHLGELSRDAAELPDDPVKRVKQIMRPKIRREDAKTAKETLTGIDAVLQEYEEANERIKAEERERRKKQGFLSRLFR from the coding sequence ATGCCAAAAGTAGACGTAGCTAAAGACGGGATTCCAGACAAAATCCGCACTATCAGGAATTGGATTTGCTGGCGTGAAGGTATGCGTGACGGGAAACCTACCAAGATTCCGACTAAACCATATCGGACAAGTGGTGACATTAATGCCGACGTTACCAACCCCGAACATCGCCGAGACTTCGACACCGCCTGGGATTCACTCAACGACTCTCGCGTGAACGCCGATGGTCTGGGGTTCGTCTTCAGTGACGACGTCACCATCGTCGGTATCGACCTCGATAACTGTCGTGATTCTGTTACTGGTGAAATCAAGGAATGGACGCAAACAATCATCGACAAGGTCGACTCATATACGGAGGTTTCCGCTTCCGGAACTGGTGTGCATATCCTCGCAAGTGGTAAACTCCCGCCCGGCGGAAACCGGAAGGGCCCTATCGAGATGTATGACTCCGGACGGTACTTCGCTACGACTGGTGCTCACGTCGAGGGAACCCCCACGAAAATCCGAAAGCGTCAGGATGAGATAGAGACCGTTCACCGCGAGTTCATCCAGGATGGCGTGAGACCAGATGGACAGACAACTCTCACCAGAGGGACGGAAGTTGAAGATTCAGAAAACAGAGGTGACGCGGATGGTCGCCGCGACACCGAGGCCCGGGCGCAGCAGAGTGCAAGTTCACTCATCGAACGTTATGGAGACGTCTTCAGGAGCATCCACGACCCCGCAATCAAGGAGGCCCTCGAGCGGGTCGCGACGAAGTACCTTCCCTCCAAGTGTCCGAGTACGTTCGCCGACCTCGCGGGACCCGGTGTGGATCTATCAGATCAAGAGATACTCACGCGGATGTTCGACTCTCAGGGAGGTGACCGCAGGCAACGTCTCTACGAAGGCGACGCCTCGATGTGGGGGTCCCATAACGCCGATTATCCAAGCCAGTCCGAGGCAGATATGGCGCTCGCTCACAACCTCGCGTTCTGGACGGCGAAAGACCCCAAACGGATGAACGCGCTGTTCGAGGAATCCGGCCTGCACCGCGATAAGTGGGAGCGGCGTCACTACGCGAGTGGCGCAACCTACGGCGATGTCACGCTCGCCCGTGCGCTCCTCCGGGTGGACGATTACTACGAAGTCCCGAGCAAAGATGGTGTAAAGTTCTCGAAGACCGATTCCAACGGCTCGGAGTCATCGTCATCCTCGGGGGCGGACGACCACGATCTCCCGCCAATGGATTTCAAGATTGGCTCCGATTCCGGCCCGTCCGAGACCGTCGACACCACTACGGACGAGAGCGGCCCACTACACAGCGAGGGGACGAGCGGGGAGACTACCACCGTCGATGCCGATATCCATCCCGACCTCAAGGACGACGAAGAGTTCATTCCCGTCAACCCCGACGAAGATGGCGACCCGGCAGCAGTCGCCGACGCCTACGCAACTAGGCAGGAACCGGAACAGGGGAACAGCCACGCCCGGGCCCATAGTCATGACGCCGCTTCGTCGACGACCACACCCAAAGGTTCCACGACAGCTGGGACAAGTGCTGATGATAGTCCTGTCTCAGGGCAGAGAACGGCCGGGCCAGGGGCCGCGCCGCCGACGACGGATGGTCGCGAACCCGCTGACCCGCGTGGGGTGGACACCGATTCCGACCTCGACGAGAGCACCCAGCGAATGATGGAAGCGTCCGCTCGCGACGCCGGGCCGGGATGGGAACGCACCGACCCGACGCTCAATGATGACGAGAAGTACCCAGCGGATTGGACCATCGGTGAGATCCGGGGCTACTCCGCGACCGACCAGGCAATGCGTCTCGCTCGTGAAGACCAGCGAATTCTCGCTCGGAAACTCGACCGGCAATCAAGGGAACTCGCCGAACTCAGCGAGCAGGGCGAGGAGAACGGACGCCTCCGGTTTGTCCTCAGGGTCTACCTCGAAACGATGGATGAGCTGATGGAGGAACGCGCTCAGTATCGTACGCAACTCAAGCACCTCGGGGAGCTCTCGAGAGACGCTGCCGAGCTTCCAGACGACCCCGTGAAGCGAGTCAAGCAGATTATGCGTCCGAAGATTCGGCGTGAAGACGCAAAGACGGCAAAAGAGACACTCACAGGAATCGACGCCGTCCTCCAGGAGTACGAAGAGGCGAACGAACGTATCAAGGCCGAAGAACGCGAACGACGCAAGAAACAGGGCTTCCTCTCGCGACTCTTCAGGTAA